From one Phocoena sinus isolate mPhoSin1 chromosome 4, mPhoSin1.pri, whole genome shotgun sequence genomic stretch:
- the LOC116753682 gene encoding epsin-1-like, which translates to MSASSLRRQMKNIVHNYSEAEIKVREATSNDPWGPSSSLVSEIADLTYNVVAFSEIMSMIWKRLNDHGKNWLHVYKAMTLMEYLIKTGLEHVSEQCKENMYAVQTLKDFQYMDRDGKDQGVNVREKAKQLVALMRHEDLLRVECAHALKTKEKLVQTATASSAAVGSRTPPEAEQAWPQSSRE; encoded by the coding sequence ATGTCGGCCTCCTCACTGCGGCGCCAGATGAAGAACATCGTCCACAACTACTCGGAGGCTGAGATCAAGGTTCGGGAGGCCACGAGCAACGACCCCTGGGGCCCGTCCAGCTCCCTCGTGTCTGAGATTGCCGACCTCACCTACAATGTCGTCGCCTTCTCGGAGATCATGAGCATGATCTGGAAGCGGCTCAACGACCACGGCAAGAACTGGCTGCACGTCTACAAGGCCATGACGCTGATGGAGTACCTCATCAAGACGGGCTTGGAGCACGTGTCAGAGCAGTGCAAGGAGAACATGTACGCCGTGCAGACGCTGAAGGACTTCCAGTACATGGATCGCGACGGCAAGGACCAGGGTGTGAACGTGCGCGAGAAGGCCAAGCAGCTGGTGGCCCTGATGCGCCACGAGGACTTGCTGCGGGTGGAGTGTGCCCACGCGCTCAAGACGAAGGAGAAGCTGGTGCAGACCGCCACGGCCTCCTCCGCAGCCGTGGGCTCTAGGACCCCGCCCGAGGCAGAGCAGGCCTGGCCGCAGAGCAGCAGGGAGTAG